The region GCAAACCAGGTGCTGCGGTAATTACCCCGGCAAAGGTGAATGCCTACTGTGAGGTCGTCGGGGCGGTTGTCGATGACCGAGTTGATCAGGGCCGCGTAGGTTCGTGGTAATTCATTCGGGTCTTCTCCCCGCTGAACGGCGGCAGCGCGCATTTTGGGGTCGCAAAGGTAGGCCAGGTTGGTGTCGTCCAGTTGCAGATACCGAAGACCGGCTCTGTACAAATGGTCGATTTCTTCCCGATAGGCTACCGCCAGATCGTGAAAGAATTCGTCCATATCCGGGTACGAATTGATGTCGATGGACTTGCGCCCACCCCGGAAGTGAATCATCGTTGGCGATGGGATGGACACTTTGGGCGTTTGCGTCGTCACCGATTTCAGGAAGTTGAAATCAGCCACCTGAATGTCTTTCACGTGCTGGAGTTTGCCCGTTACGCTCAAGACTGGGGGCGTAAATCCGTCGGATGCGGCTTTGGCATTTGGGTTGGCGTCGATACCACCCGTTACGGTCACACCGGATAGTTCTTTCAGAAAATCGAGGTGAAAATAATCTCGCCGAAACTCACCATCCGTAATGGAGCGCATGCCGGTGGCTTCGAGTTTTTTGACGGTTTCGGCAATGGCGGCATCTTCAATGGCCCGGAGTTCATCGGCCGAAATCTCGCCTTTTTTCCATTTCAGGCGATTGTCTTTCACTTCGGGGGTTCTCAGCAAGCTGCCAACATGGTCGGCGCGAAAAGGAGGGGTTTTCATATTTAGAAAATTAAGTGGTAAGCGTGATTTGCTATAGCAAATTACTTTTCATGAAAATTAGGTTGGTGATACAGTTGATCTATTAAGGCAGCTCTGTGTTTAAGGATAGCCCGCTGGTTCAGTGACCCTTTGTCCGTTATTTCGCCCAGGTCAATGGAGGGCGGCTCCAGGGCGACGAGAGCCCGTTCGATTCGATCTGAGGTGCCTTTGGCCGTTTTGTTCAGAATAATCAGCAGTGCACTCACAAAGTCCGATATGGTTGGGTGCAGGAACACCTCTTCATTGGGTAACTCCGGCGACAGGTTGGCTAACCGTCGGCAGGCATCGGCGTTCAGGAAGAGCAAAACTCCCACATACGCCCGGTCGAGACCGGCAATGACTACATCCTGCACGATAGGTGCCCCGGCCGAAATGATTTTTGCTTTCAAAATGCCCACGTTTACCCACGTACCGGTCGAAAGCTTGAAATCTTCGGCAATACGACCATCAAAAACGAGGCCCTTGTCAGGGTCGTCTTCGTCATGAAAGCGAACCGCATCTCCGGTTTTATAATAGCCTTCCTCATCGAATGCGCTTTGGGTGGCTTCCGTATTGCGCCAGTAGCCGGGTGTAACGTTGGGTGCTTTATACCGGGCTTCGAGCTTGTCGCCGTCGGGCACCAGTTTTACATCCATGCCCGCCACCGGCACGCCGAGTAGTCCCGAAAAGCTACCGCCCCAGTTCGCAAACATAGCCGATGGACCCGATTCGGTACAGCCCAGGCCAGTTATGATCGGAATTCGCTCGCCAATGGTTTCCATTGCCAGCTCCTCCAGTCGGTTCCAGA is a window of Spirosoma linguale DSM 74 DNA encoding:
- a CDS encoding Methionine synthase vitamin-B12 independent (PFAM: Methionine synthase vitamin-B12 independent~KEGG: hypothetical protein ; K00549 5- methyltetrahydropteroyltriglutamate--homocysteine methyltransferase); the encoded protein is MKTPPFRADHVGSLLRTPEVKDNRLKWKKGEISADELRAIEDAAIAETVKKLEATGMRSITDGEFRRDYFHLDFLKELSGVTVTGGIDANPNAKAASDGFTPPVLSVTGKLQHVKDIQVADFNFLKSVTTQTPKVSIPSPTMIHFRGGRKSIDINSYPDMDEFFHDLAVAYREEIDHLYRAGLRYLQLDDTNLAYLCDPKMRAAAVQRGEDPNELPRTYAALINSVIDNRPDDLTVGIHLCRGNYRSTWFAEGGYEPVAEVLFNEINVDAYFLEYDDERSGDFAPLRFVPKEKMVVLGIVSSKVRELESIDDLCKRIDEAAQYMPLDNLCVSPQCGFSSTHHGNDLTYDDQWKKIELVVNTAVKVWGTA